The following are encoded together in the Methylorubrum sp. B1-46 genome:
- a CDS encoding recombinase family protein, translated as MVKAYSYIRFSRPEQLRGDSLRRQTEAANKWAAKRGVVIDESLRDLGVSALRGANRIKGALGRFHDLVEKGQVPAGSYLIVESLDRLSRKAVGEVLPDFMLLINAGIVIVTLLNRQE; from the coding sequence ATGGTCAAGGCGTACAGCTACATTCGGTTCTCACGCCCCGAGCAGTTGCGCGGCGACAGCCTGCGCCGCCAGACCGAGGCCGCCAACAAGTGGGCCGCCAAGCGCGGCGTCGTGATCGACGAGAGCCTTCGGGATCTCGGCGTCAGCGCCCTCCGCGGCGCCAACCGCATCAAGGGCGCGCTCGGGCGCTTCCACGACCTCGTCGAGAAGGGCCAGGTCCCGGCGGGCTCCTACCTGATCGTCGAGAGCCTGGACCGACTGAGCCGCAAGGCGGTGGGCGAGGTCCTGCCGGACTTCATGCTGCTCATCAACGCGGGCATCGTCATCGTCACGCTTCTAAACCGGCAGGAATAA